The Pseudomonas fluorescens genome segment TTCCCATTTGAACCAGTGCAGGTTCTCCGGCATCGACGGAGGGGCCAGTTTGTATTTTTCCAGGTGATAGATACCGCCGCCGTGGATCGCCCACAGATCACCGGCAAGACCGGTTTTCGGGTTGACGCGGTTGAGGTTGTTCTCCAGCCAGACGAAGTAGAACGACGCGCCGATCCAGGCCACGCCAGTGATCATGTGAACCCAGCGCACGCTCAGGTTCAGCCATTCCAACAGATGTGCTTCCACAGTCTTTACCTCTCGCCTGTCACTCTTGTTGTCGAGTGATCAGACCTTCTCTTATTGGTGGGGGGCGAGGATCAAACGCTCATCCTCTTTGAAAAAATGCTCATCGCAGTTGTTGCCTGTGCCACTGCGATCAACCACCAGGAAGTCATCCCGCTTTTCGATCGTCAGCACCGGGTGGTGCCAGACGCCGCGATGGTAATTGATGCCCTGCCTGCCGTTGGTGACGAAGGCGCGGACCAAGCCTGATACAGGTACATCGCCAAGTGGCGCGACCACGATCAGAAAGGGGTTGCCGAGCAGCGGAATGAAAGCCTGGCTGCCCAGCGGATGGCGTTCCAGCATGCTGACGGTCAGCGGCATGTCCTGCGCGTCGGCGCGGAAGATGCTGATGATCGCGTTGTCCTCAGGCGTCGCGGTTTCGACCGTCGCCAGTTTGTGGAAGCGCATGGTCGAACCGTTGTTGATCATGAAGTGATCGCTGCCGTCGGTTTCGATTACGTCACCGAAA includes the following:
- a CDS encoding ureidoglycolate lyase: MRTLTIEPLTKEAFAPFGDVIETDGSDHFMINNGSTMRFHKLATVETATPEDNAIISIFRADAQDMPLTVSMLERHPLGSQAFIPLLGNPFLIVVAPLGDVPVSGLVRAFVTNGRQGINYHRGVWHHPVLTIEKRDDFLVVDRSGTGNNCDEHFFKEDERLILAPHQ